In Chloroflexota bacterium, the genomic window CCGGACAAATCCGGCTGATCCCACGGCGTTGGGGATTACGCTGGTAACCGCAATTCCGTTTGCGTCATAGACGCGGACGGGGAGATTGCGTTTTGCGGTTCAAACTGGTGGAACGGCAGGTTTCCGGCAATCGAACCCTACGCGGCGGTGAGTTCCGGTGGCGATTCTTCGCGCAGGTTGCGTCGCGATGATTGGCAGTCTCCTGGGCAGCGGAATTCCTGGGCCGCGTTATCCATCCAAGAGAGGAGCGTTTGCTTCGATTGCGGTCGGCGACAGATATACCTGTGGGGTGCGAACGAACGTTAACGTGGATTGTCGGGGCGAGGTGAAAGAAGGCCAAGGTTTGTCGGTACGCCAAAAGTCCCCTGGCTAGATTCGCCGGCGATCCGGGTTGCGACGCCGAGGGCGCTTGACAGCGCTCGGCCTAGCGGATCCCTACCGCGGCCAGCCCGGAACCGGTCCAAATGATCACGATGTTGTCAGCTGCCGTCATCAGTAGAGGATCATCACTCAACTTGTCGGGGTCATCGTCCCAAGTCCATGAGTATTGCCAAAGCCGGGAAGATAAATCGCCGTCGAATGCGGCGACCTCGCCGTCAGGCACTTCGTAGATGATGTTCGCCCGGCGGATGAATTGAGGACCGCGTCGAACGCTGCCCGGTTCCGTGTCCCTGGTCCACAATTCCATCCCCGAGCCGGCTTCGACCAGGACGACTCGGTTCCCCGATTCAAGTCGCAATCCCCCCACTCCTGGCCAGATGCGCGCGGAATACCCTTCGAGGTCTTCGCACCAAAGAACGTTCCCCGAGCCCATTTCGAGGACGCAGAAGCCCTCCGGATGGGGAAAGGTCGGATACGTGCCGGGGATGTGTGGCTCAAAGGTGTGGACCACGGCGACGCCTTCGAACAGGAAGTGAATCCTCACATCCATTCCGGGAAACCGGAACGACCAGCTCGGCTCCCCCGTTTTGGCGCTAAACGCCACGATCGAATCACCTGATTCGGCGACCACGTTTCCGGCGCTTGGTCCTTGCAGCTGACGCAAACCGGAAAACTGCTTTTGCCAGACCGTGGCCCCGCTGGTCAGGTCAATCGCGGTCACGAGGCCGAGGTGCTCGGACAACCAGACGCCGTCCGAGGGCCGTTTCGTGAACCCGGGCGTCCGGGCCTCCCATAACTTCCTGCCCGTCGCCAAATCCAATCCGATGCGCGGATATGCCGCGATGACAAGGATGTTCTGCCAGATATGAATCCGCTGGAACCACTGACTGGAGATTTCTCGGAAGTGCCAGAACTTTTCACCGGTCCGAAGGTCCAAAGCCATCACCTCGGTTATCGGCGTCGGCCTCCCGTTGGCCGGTCGGGGTTCGCTGTATTTGCGCAGGTAAACCACACCGCTGGAAATCTCGTACTTGAAGTTCGATCGCACCCCAGGGTCGGCGACTCCCCAAAGGAGTTGCCCGCTCCGAACGTCCAGGGCGCGAATCTCCGAGTCGCCTAGGCGAACAATCGCCACGCCTTCGTCGATCACCACTCGGTAATGTGAGTGCGGGTAGTTGTGCTCGGGCAGAGGATATTCCCAAAGGAGTCTTGAATCTCCGTCGCCTGAATGACCCTCGACCGCGCGTTCGGTCGCGATTTCGGGTGGTTGCCCGGGTAGAACGGCGTTCTCCGGCCACAACCCCAATGCTTTTGCTTCTTCCCCACCGTTGGCGACCGTCACCGCGCCCGCGTCGGCCCAGGGCACATCTTCGGTCCAGAGCTGCAAGACCGCCCTTTGCAGACGGATCGTGCGCAGCAGACCGTCGCCGTATTCGCGCACCCGGGACTGAGGAAGCCCGAACCAGCGAAGGGGGTCGGCCACGCTTTCGTAGCTGGCGCGCAGGGCCGGTTCGGCGTCCATCAATGCGATGCGGCGCTCTGATATTTCGTCGAATGAAAGCCCCTCTTCATCGAACTGCTCTTGGGGTGGAATCAATCGGGATTCGAGCGCATCGTCGAATCCCAGCCGATTCAGGTCGTCGAACACGTTGATGAATTCGACTCTTGCGGTGTCGGCCCTCCACTGAAAAGCCGCCTTTTGAAATACCTGGGTGACGAATCCGTCCCACCGGAAGCGGCGCGAGACCGGATAACCCACCGACTGGATCCCGCCGAATTGGCGAAACGCGGTCCAAAAGAGCGCATCCGAATCATCGAGAACCGCATAACCGTCCAGCGGATCGGGGGTATCCCCGCCGGTTTGCGTGAAGAACCACCCGCCGGCGACCGGAAAATCGGCCGATTGTGACTTGGCATCAGGGGTCACGAACCCGGCCAGCGACACAGCGGCCAGAACCACCAGTGCCATCCGGCGAAGTGCACGACCCTTCATGGACCTGCCAATCCGCGAGAGTCCGCCCTCAAACTGGTTGAAATCCGGGTCAACCAGGCCATCATCGGCGGCCGTTGATGGGCCAAATCGCGTAACGCCATGACACGAATTTGGGACTGATTTGAGGGTTCACCCCAATTGATTGAGGGAACCGCCATTAACCCCGTTGGGGTTCGCGCTGCAATCGGCCGGCGACAGGCAATAGCCGGTTCCAGCAGCCGGAATCTGGATCGGGGTTCTGGCGGGTGCGTGCAATCCAGTGGTAACCGAGCGTGGATAGGGCCGAATTCAAGCGATGATCTCCGCGACTTCGCGATCCATGCCGCGCAGGGCTTCATCGACCGAAAGTTGACCGAGGGCCGATTGCTCCACCCAGCGGCTCATCGCGGGTTCAATTGCGAAGTGCTCAGGTGCGATCAGTCGGGATTGAGCGTATCTCGTGTTGTCGGCAAGCGACCGCCACGGGTCGGATTCGAACAGTGGAAAAACCGCCGCGGCCCCTCGGCAGGGCAGAAAGCGGTTCGGGAAGATGTTGATGTCGTAGTTGGGACCTGGCGATGAGAAGTATTTGATGGTCTCAAATGCCGCGTCGTGATGTCGCCGCCACCGCGACGCCATGTATTTGTCGACGTAGAGTTGCATCCCTCTTTGACTGGGGCCCTGAAGCGGTGGGCCGACACTCAGATCCGCGAATACGAACGGAGCGTTCTGCTCGCACGCGGTGACGTCGCGCGGCCAGAGCAGCTGCATTGCTACGCGGCCGGCGCAAAAAGCGTGCAGGTTGACGATGCTTGACTTCATTCCATCAATTGGCATCGACCGGTCAGTCAGTCCGTGCAGCACGTGCTGGGAGAGGGCGAGATGACCTTCGGGTGTGTCATTGGTTGGCCTCGACAGGTCGGCGTTGAAGGGCCTGCCGCCGGCTTGAATGAGCCAGTCTTCATAAACCTGGGTGTGATGGTGCAGATTGATGCCTGACTGTTCGAAGAATTCGCGGTCGTCTCTTATGGTCAGCCTGCGGGCAGATTCATTGAGTTCTTCCCAGGTGCTCGGCGGTTCGGGTTGCAACCCCGCAGCTTCAAATCTGGAAGGTCTAAAAACGACCGATCCGCGGTGATACGTGTTGAGGGGGATCCCGTAGACGTGGCCTTGGTAGGTGACATCTTCAACCGCGTTCGGGTAGAAGTCGGGCCACTGATCCCACTGCGCCACGTAATCGTCGAGTTCAAGAACGTAATCGTAGGCCACCAGAGATGGGATCCACGTACTTTTGCCGTACCAGACATCCGCATTCGGAGCCGGCAATTCGCCCGACGTCGGCAATTTGAAGGAGAAATCGAACTCGATGTTGATTCCGGTCAATTCCGCAAATTTCGCAGCTTCGGCGCGAAGCGCTTGTCGGGTGGCGGGATATGGATCGACGTAGCTGAAATCGATGATCGTACCCGCAAACGGTCTTGGCGGCGGCTGGTCATCCATTGAGTCTTGAGGGGTCGCAACCGGTACCGCCGGGGGCGGCCCTGGTTCCTCTTCGGCCGACGATTCAAGCGGATTTGTTTCCGGATCCGACTCGACCGGCGTTTCAGTCCGGGTCGGCGTGGGCTCGGCTTCGGCGGGCGGTTCGGTCGGGGCCACCTCGACCGGCGTTTCAGTCGGGGTCGGCGTGGGCTCGGCTTCGGCCGGCGGGTCGGCGGGCGGTTCGGTCGGGGCCACCTCGACCGGCGTTTCAGTCGGGGTCGGCGTGGGCTCGGCTTCGGCCGGCGGGTCGGCGGGCGGTTCGGTCNNNNNNNNNNAGTCGGGGTCGGCGTGGGCTCGGCTTCGGCCGGCGGGTCGGCGGGCGGTTCGGTCAATTGCGTCAATG contains:
- a CDS encoding PQQ-binding-like beta-propeller repeat protein, whose protein sequence is MKGRALRRMALVVLAAVSLAGFVTPDAKSQSADFPVAGGWFFTQTGGDTPDPLDGYAVLDDSDALFWTAFRQFGGIQSVGYPVSRRFRWDGFVTQVFQKAAFQWRADTARVEFINVFDDLNRLGFDDALESRLIPPQEQFDEEGLSFDEISERRIALMDAEPALRASYESVADPLRWFGLPQSRVREYGDGLLRTIRLQRAVLQLWTEDVPWADAGAVTVANGGEEAKALGLWPENAVLPGQPPEIATERAVEGHSGDGDSRLLWEYPLPEHNYPHSHYRVVIDEGVAIVRLGDSEIRALDVRSGQLLWGVADPGVRSNFKYEISSGVVYLRKYSEPRPANGRPTPITEVMALDLRTGEKFWHFREISSQWFQRIHIWQNILVIAAYPRIGLDLATGRKLWEARTPGFTKRPSDGVWLSEHLGLVTAIDLTSGATVWQKQFSGLRQLQGPSAGNVVAESGDSIVAFSAKTGEPSWSFRFPGMDVRIHFLFEGVAVVHTFEPHIPGTYPTFPHPEGFCVLEMGSGNVLWCEDLEGYSARIWPGVGGLRLESGNRVVLVEAGSGMELWTRDTEPGSVRRGPQFIRRANIIYEVPDGEVAAFDGDLSSRLWQYSWTWDDDPDKLSDDPLLMTAADNIVIIWTGSGLAAVGIR